From the Drosophila suzukii chromosome 2 unlocalized genomic scaffold, CBGP_Dsuzu_IsoJpt1.0 scf_2c, whole genome shotgun sequence genome, one window contains:
- the LOC139354394 gene encoding uncharacterized protein → MVWKAPSSRKTSFKRLDSNGIRHRLEAEITGIGNTSHNQCRHSTDFTIIACSGSDFNAYVSSAFILRSLTDPNFIKSGRIDLLIGVDIIPQLMLPDIRKGTVAEPIAQNTQLGWIVFGPAEAAQTTSISIRCNLANLNNMVQRFFELDQVSTTRQLNAEEKWCEDHFQQTHIRQPNGKYLVRLSLKTLFDPTQVIGRSRQIALNRFHALERKLNHRPDFSQQYASTIQEYFDLKQIKEVKGSEEEHTRINAQRQRSISACTVPHHTVIKDDSLTTKMRVVYDASCKTSNGRSLNDILCTGPALQNDLGGVILNWRLHRYVFVADITKMYRCIDMHEEDAQYQRIFWRDEKGLIKEYFLTTSYISLRPTSAKEIYVDLNIVHIETHGHETIDGGLKIRNDVIAALQSAGMELKKWASNRPDILESIPTTDLSNIARLFDPLGYLAPVIIAGKILLKEVWSFRKIGTTHCQINSPSGGDSSFKSSPTLKRYTSLVASYTDGSVQVNLVAARSRVTPVKPLTIPRVELSGALLCTQLADWIVNQLQASHHTIAVHYWSDAMIVLYWISGDPRRWKTFVSNRIGAILEASSPSQWSHVLTQENPADCATRGLTPSQLKHHTLWWNGPHWLHLSEEHWPVNPVQYPKSELISGEQSLKHIGAHISYVKRFIYNTRHKKADRLTGPIQVSEFQQALFALGRMVQQEVYSEELSRLRSNKFLSKHNKLSQLSPFLEDEGLMRVKGRLKNALQLSMSKRTPIILPKAHHLTILVIRNAHHNTLHGGSKKDSATVRNLFQTPAVTIKPTDGRFTSTPCQSAQTGVRSNWSSLHWCD, encoded by the exons ATGGTTTGGAAGGCACCCTCATCACGGAAAACATCGTTCAAGCGCTTAGACTCAAACGGCATCCGGCATCGGCTCGAAGCTGAGATCACGGGAATTGGTAATACGTCGCATAATCAGTGCAGGCACAGCACCGACTTCACCATAATCGCATGTTCaggatcggattttaatgcctaCGTATCCTCAGCCTTTATCCTTCGGTCACTAACAG ATCCTAATTTCATCAAGTCGGGTCGCATTGACCTACTTATCGGTGTCGACATTATCCCGCAATTAATGCTTCCGGACATACGCAAAGGGACGGTTGCAGAACCAATTGCACAAAACACACAACTGGGCTGGATAGTTTTTGGACCAGCTGAAGCAGCCCAGACGACATCAATCTCCATTCGTTGTAATTTGGCAAACCTAAACAACATGGTACAGAGGTTTTTCGAATTGGATCAGGTCTCCACAACACGACAACTCAACGCAGAGGAAAAATGGTGTGAAGACCATTTTCAACAAACTCACATCCGTCAGCCGAATGGGAAATATCTGGTTCGTTTGTCTTTAAAAACGTTGTTTGACCCCACACAGGTGATCGGCCGGTCAAGACAAATCGCATTAAACCGTTTCCACGCCCTGGAAAGGAAACTTAATCATCGGCCAGATTTCAGTCAACAGTATGCCAGCACTATTCAAGAGTACTTTGATCTAAAGCAGATAAAAGAGGTAAAAGGTAGTGAGGAAGAACACACTAGGATCAACGCTCAAAGGCAACGCTCAATCTCTGCGTGCACCGTTCCACATCATACTGTGATCAAAGACGACAGTTTAACTACAAAGATGCGCGTCGTATACGACGCTTCGTGCAAAACGTCGAACGGGAGGTCTTTGAATGATATTTTATGCACGGGTCCCGCCCTACAAAACGATCTTGGAGGAGTTATACTCAACTGGCGTCTCCATCGGTATGTCTTCGTGGCCGATATAACGAAAATGTATCGCTGCATAGATATGCATGAAGAAGATGCCCAGTATCAGCGAATTTTCTGGCGCGATGAAAAGGGACTCATcaaggaatattttttgactaCA TCATACATCAGCTTGCGTCCGACGAGCGCGAAAGAAATCTATGTGGACTTGAACATCGTCCACATAGAGACACATGGACACGAGACCATCGACGGAGGTCTAAAAATTCGCAATGATGTCATCGCAGCTCTGCAATCAGCAGGCATGGAGCTCAAGAAGTGGGCATCCAACCGTCCAGATATCTTAGAAAGCATCCCAACTACAGATCTCTCTAACA TAGCACGCTTATTCGATCCGTTGGGATACCTGGCACCAGTGATCATCGCTGGGAAAATCCTGTTGAAGGAAGTTTGGAGTTTTCGTAAGATTGGGACGACCCATTGCCAGATCAACTCGCCGAGCGGTGGCGACAGCTCATTCAAGAGCTCCCCGACATTGAAGAGATACACATCCCTCGTTG CTAGCTATACGGATGGTTCCGTGCAGGTTAACTTAGTAGCCGCCCGCAGTCGAGTCACACCTGTTAAGCCGCTAACAATTCCGAGAGTTGAGTTATCCGGAGCCCTGCTGTGTACACAATTAGCCGATTGGATTGTCAATCAACTTCAAGCAtcacatcacaccatagccGTACACTACTGGTCGGATGCAATGATAGTGCTGTATTGGATCAGCGGTGACCCTAGGCGTTGGAAGACATTTGTGTcgaatagaattggagcaatCCTGGAGGCAAGCTCGCCATCGCAGTGGAGTCATGTTCTTACGCAAGAAAACCCAGCAGATTGTGCTACACGCGGACTCACCCCTTCCCAGCTGAAACACCACACGCTTTGGTGGAACGGACCACATTGGCTGCATCTTTCAGAGGAGCATTGGCCAGTCAATCCAGTTCAGTACCCAAAATCAGAACTTATTTCAGGAGAGCAATCCTTAAAGCACATCGGAGCCCACATTT CCTACGTCAAACGATTCATTTATAATACTCGTCACAAAAAAGCGGATAGACTCACCGGCCCTATTCAGGTATCTGAATTTCAACAGGCTTTGTTCGCACTGGGGCGGATGGTTCAACAAGAAGTCTATTCGGAAGAATTATCAAGACTACGATCCAACAAATTTCTATCCAAACACAACAAACTCAGCCAGCTATCACCGTTTCTCGAAGATGAGGGGCTCATGAGAGTTAAAGGCAGACTTAAGAATGCTTTGCAGCTCTCCATGTCTAAACGCACACCAATAATCCTTCCAAAGGCCCACCACTTGACGATTTTGGTTATAAGGAACGCTCATCACAACACCTTACATGGCG GCAGTAAAAAGGATTCTGCGACAGTGCGTAACCTGTTTCAAACACCGGCCGTCACCATCAAGCCAACTGATGGGAGATTTACCAGCACACCGTGTCAATCCGCCCAAACGGGCGTTCGAAGCAACTGGAGTTCATTACACTGGTGCGATTGA